One segment of Tenrec ecaudatus isolate mTenEca1 chromosome 1, mTenEca1.hap1, whole genome shotgun sequence DNA contains the following:
- the LOC142448293 gene encoding olfactory receptor 7A5-like, translating to MEPRNHTHFQHFILLGLSEEAELQPLLFGLFLSMYLVTVTGNLLIILAIIKDNHLHTPMYFFLLNLSFVDICSTSTTVPKMLLNIQMQSRVISYEHCITQMHFFLLFTGLDHFLLTVMAYDRFVAICHPLHYMVIMNPRFCGLLLLTCWLLSVLDALLHALMALRLSFCTELEISHFLCELNQVVQLACSDTSLNTLVIYFVAGLLGVIPLSGILFSYTKIVSSILKISSAVGKYKAFSTCGSHLSVVSLFYGTALGVYLSSAATQNSRSSAIASVMYTVATPMLNPFIYTLRNKDIKVALQKLCS from the coding sequence ATGGAACCAAGAAACCACACGCATTTTCAACATTTCATCCTTCTGGGGCTTTCTGAAGAGgcagagctgcagcccctcctcttcggactcttcctgtcaatgtacctgGTCACCGTcactgggaacctgctcatcatcctggccatcatCAAGGACaaccacctccacacacccatgtacttcttcctcttaAACCTCTCCTTTGTAGACATCTGTTCCACCTCTACCACTGTCCCAAAGATGCTGCTGAACATCCAGATGCAGAGCAGAGTTATTTCTTATGAACACTGCATCACCCAGATGCATTTTTTCCTGCTTTTTACAGGATTGGATCATTTCCTCTTGACAGTAATGGCCTATGACCGGTTTGTGGCCATCTGTCACCCCCTGCACTACATGGTCATCATGAACCCAAGGTTCTGTGGTCTCCTGCTTCTGACCTGCTGGTTATTGAGTGTACTGGATGCTCTGTTACATGCGTTAATGGCTTTGCGTTTGTCCTTTTGTACAGAGTTGGAAATCTCCCATTTTCTCTGTGAACTTAACCAGGTAGTACAACTTGCTTGCTCTGACACATCCCTCAATACCTTAGTGATTTATTTTGTAGCTGGGCTTCTGGGTGTTATTCCACTCAGTGGGATCCTTTTCTCTTACACAAAGATTGTGTcctccattttgaaaatttcatcaGCTGTAGGCaaatataaagccttttccacctgtgggtCTCACCTCTCTGTGGTCTCCTTGTTCTATGGTACAGCTCTGGGAGTTTATCTCAGTTCTGCTGCTACTCAAAATTCCAGGTCCAGTGCGATAGCCTCAGTAATGTACACTGTAGCTACACCCATGCTGAACCCCTTTATCTACACTCTTAGAAACAAGGACATAAAAGTGGCCCTACAGAAACTTTGTAGTTGA